Proteins from one Pygocentrus nattereri isolate fPygNat1 chromosome 16, fPygNat1.pri, whole genome shotgun sequence genomic window:
- the rasgrp2 gene encoding RAS guanyl-releasing protein 2: MASVSSDQSASVDELVEACIKAFDDEGVLKDPSLVRMFLMMHPWYLSSTDLAKNLLQKSQEENCTAARQSQICHLIKYWVGEFPAEFDLNPELAEQIRCLKELLEQNGDVRRSLLIDIDSVPSYEWKRQLTSTVQKKSKTSLLFDHLDASTLAEHLTYMEYKSFCKILFQDYHSFVMHGGTVDNPILERFITLFNSVSQWIQMMVLSKPTAQQRATVITDFITVAQKLLELQNFNTLMAVVGGLSNSSISRLKDTQALIGSDSRKLFDGLVELVTSCGNYSRYRQRFSECTGFRFPILGVHLKDLIAVHVALPDWADPEKSRVNLTKTQQLYTILQELALIQSTPPSIDANPDLLNLLIVSLDQYHTEEEIYQLSLQREPRSLRLSASSLKPQSPLIEQWASSVKPKADPVIINKHIEKMVESVFKNFDTDGDGSISQREFETIRNNFPYLTKFDDLDQNQDGRISREEMIQYFTKASSLLNCKMGFVHTFTAMNSFKPTVCQHCSGIMWGFYKQRYKCKVCGVSCHKDCCSRLAIECRKRTKSVSLDSPIPQFSRSLSFPPPTRKYTSPECTAIIEETKENVEDEVFDERF; the protein is encoded by the exons atggCGAGCGTTTCATCGGATCAGTCAGCGAGCGTGGATGAACTGGTGGAGGCCTGCATCAAAGCGTTTG aTGATGAAGGGGTGCTAAAGGACCCTTCTCTGGTACGAATGTTTCTCATGATGCATCCGTGGTACCTTTCCTCCACTGACTTGGCAAAGAACCTCCTGCAGAA GTCTCAGGAGGAGAACTGCACTGCTGCTCGCCAGTCTCAGATTTGTCATCTCATCAA GTATTGGGTGGGTGAGTTCCCGGCAGAGTTTGACCTGAACCCGGAGCTGGCTGAGCAGATCCGCTGCTTGAAAGAGCTGCTGGAGCAGAACGGGGACGTGAGGCGCAGTCTCCTCATAGACATAGACAGCGT TCCGTCATATGAATGGAAACGGCAGCTGACCTCAACCGTCCAGAAGAAGAGTAaaacatctctgctgtttgacCACCTGGATGCCTCTACCCTGGCAGAGCACCTCACTTACATGGAGTACAAGTCCTTCTGCAAGATCCTG TTCCAGGACTACCACAGTTTTGTAATGCATGGCGGCACTGTGGATAACCCCATCCTGGAGCGCTTCATCACCCTCTTTAACAGCGTGTCCCAGTGGATTCAGATGATGGTGCTCAGTAAGCCTACAGCCCAGCAGAGAGCTACCGTCATTACCGACTTTATCACAGTGGCCCAG aaGTTGCTGGAGCTGCAGAACTTCAACACGCTGATGGCAGTGGTAGGGGGTCTGAGTAACAGCTCCATCTCCAGACTCAAAGACACGCAAGCTCTTATTGGTAGCGATTCACGAAAG CTGTTTGATGGGCTTGTGGAGCTGGTCACATCATGTGGGAACTACAGCCGTTACCGCCAGCGCTTCTCCGAGTGCACTGGCTTCCGTTTCCCCATCCTGGGTGTGCATCTGAAGGACCTGATAGCTGTCCATGTGGCCCTGCCAGACTGGGCCGACCCAGAGAAGAGCCGGGTCAACCTGACCAAGACCCAGCAGCTGTACACCATCCTGCAGGAGCTGGCACTGATCCAGAGCACGCCTCCCAGCATTGATGCCAACCCAGACCTCCTCAATCTGCTCATC GTGTCTCTGGACCAGTACCACACAGAAGAAGAGATCTATCAGCTCTCCCTGCAGAGAGAACCTCGCAGCCTGAGATTATCC GCGTCCAGCTTGAAGCCCCAGTCCCCTCTAATAGAGCAGTGGGCGTCTTCTGTCAAACCCAAGGCTGATCCAGTCATCATCAACAAGCACATTGAGAAGATGGTGGAG tctgtttttaaaaattttgaCACGGATGGCGATGGCTCCATTTCCCAAAGAGAGTTTGAGACCATCCGGAACAACTTCCCCTACCTTACCAAGTTTGACGACCTTGACCAAAACCA AGATGGCAGAATTAGCCGAGAGGAAATGATACAGTACTTCACCAAAGCCAGCTCCTTGCTGAACTGTAAGATGGGCTTTGTTCACACATTTACGGCCATGAACTCCTTCAAGCCTACAGTCTGCCAGCATTGCTCAGGCATT ATGTGGGGATTTTACAAGCAAAGATACAAATGCAAAG tgtgtggAGTTAGCTGTCATAAAGACTGCTGCAGTCGTTTGGCCATTGAGTGTCGTAAACGGACAAAAAGTGTCAGCCTTGACAGCCCCATTCCACAGTTCAGCCGCTCTCTCAGTTTTCCTCCTCCCACTAGAAAATACACCAGCCCTGAGTGCACAG CTATTATCGAAGAGACTAAAGAGAACGTAGAAGATGAGGTGTTTGATGAACGCTTTTGA